TGAATCTCTTGAAGAAAATGAACCTTGTTCATATGAAGAAGCTATTAGATGCAAAGATTAAGCGAAATGGCAACAAGCCatggaggaggaaatggattcatTATTGAAGAACAAGACTTGGCAACTTATTGATAAACCAACTGGACATAAGTTGGTAAGTTGCAAGTGGATTTATAAACTAAAGGATAACAATGATGGAGATGGTAAGCCTAAGCAAAAGGCTAGACTTATGGCTCATGGATTCACTAAACAAGCTGGAATAGATTATAATGAAGTATTTTCACCTGTTGTGAAACACACATCCATTAGACTCTTGTTAGCACTTGTTACACAGTTCAATATGGAACTTgaacaaatggatgttaaaactaCATTTCTCCATGGAAATTTGGAAGAGGAGATCTACTCGACACAACCAAAGGGATTTGTAGAGCAAGAAGATAAAGTGTGTTTGCATAAGAAATATCTTTATGGGTTAAAGCAATCACCAAGGCAGTGGTACCTCAAATTTGATGAAGTTATGATGAAAAATAACTACTTGAGAAGTAGTTATGACAATTGTGTATATGTCAAGTGGATTGAGGGGAAAATTGGTGTGTTTTTGCTattatatgtagatgacatgttgATAGCATCTACTAGCATGAAGGAGATCCGAAATTTGAAACAACTCTTAAGCAAAGAGTTTGAACTGAAGGATTTAGGTGGGGCAAGGAAAATTTTGGGTATGGATATTCATAGAAATGGAGGTGGTGGTGAGATGTTTATATCTCAAACAAAATATATACTCAAGTTACTTGGAAAGTTTAAAATGGATCAAGCAAATTGTTCAAACACCTTTGGCAACTCATTTTAAGCTCTCATTTGAGTTGAGTCCTGAAACTAAAGCTGAGAAATCTAAAATGCCATATGTTCCTTATGCTAGTGCCACGGGTAGCTTGGTGTATTCCATGGTCTGTATCAGACCCGACATGGCATATGCAGCAAGTTTAGTTAGCATATTTATGTCAAATCCTGGAAGAGGTCATTGGGAAGTTGTCAAGTGGACATTCAGATATCTTAAGGGCACATCAGACTTTGGTCTGTATTTTAAGAAGGGGGAAATATCAGAAAATGAAAAGATACTTGGGGTATGTGGATTCTGATTTTGTAGGTGACTTGGACAAGAGAAGGTCACTAACCAAATATGTTTTTACTTTATTTGGTTATACAATTAGCTGGAAAACAATATTACAACATGTGGTTGCTTTGTGGTTGCTTTGTCAACAATTGAAGCTGAGCTAATTGCAATGACCGAGGCAATCAAAGAAGCTTTGTGGTTACAAGGTATCATTGGAGAACTCGGTATAAATCAAATAACTATTAAGATGCTATGTGACAATCAGAAATCGATACATTTGACTAGAAATCAGATGTTTCATGAAAGAACGAAACATATAGATATCAAGATCTACTTCTTTCATGATATTGTGCTCAAAAGAAAGTCATAGTTGAAAAGGTTCAAACAGAAGAGAATGTTGCAGATATGTTTACAAAACCAATTACATCTAGCAAGTTTTATCACTGCCTCGACTTGATCAAAGTTCAGGCTTCAAACTTTGATTTGAAGCTGCCTGTTTGGCATTGCAATCTTTAATGATGTGGCTGTTGTTAGATGAAATCATCATTGGAATATGATTGGCCAGCTGTAATGAAAGTGTACGATTCTTTGGTGGTGGAAAAGGACAATGCCGTCTGGATTTTATTCCTCAACTTTTTGGCAGCAAAAAGGAGACGCACGAAGAGAGGCGCTGGGTGTATATTTTGagagagaaaatagaaaaaaagtttCTTGTATGGTGAGAGAGCTgtgaaaggaaaagaaaagcaaaACCCCTGAATTTTGAGTGAGCTAATGTTTTTCTTGTAAAACAGCTGTGAATTTGGATGGCTAAGCCAGCAGGCTGCAGGTAAGGGGTTCATTGCCCCTGAACCAGGATAAAAATCGTTGGGTGCTCATCCATTTTCTTTATTGTTTTACTGCTCTGTTTTGCTGCTACATTAACTGGTTTGTTCTTTTACTGCCCTGGTTGTATCTTGGTTACTCATATCTGATCTTGTATCTTGCTTGTGCACAACAAAAGAGAAATAGtggaaatgttttttttttcttttttttttttaaaataatgaaaaCATTTTTGATCGAGGGTGTTATTATATTAATTTAGACATAAAATATGAGTGAACGTAATTTTGGCAATTCAAAGGAAGCCAGCAAAGaagaataaaatataatatttgagggATATCATACGAATATATATTAGTTTGATTTATACTAAATCAACATCAGCATAATTAAAAAAGGGCAATAATTTAACAAGAAGTTGCCATGCAAAATCCAGAGTCGATTCATCTTATTTTTTGGGTTGACTTTTGCCAATTTCACCACCGCACTTTTAAACAGTGCCACTCTAGTAGATTTATAAGGACATACCTATTTCATCATCATACAATATGGTCACGTAACTTCCTATCTCCTATTCCTATACCTCCCTTCAGCATCCAAAGTCATAGGGCACCAATCCTTTGAGCTCAGGTCCACTCAGCCTGTTGTTTTCAAAACTGAAACACAAAATGGAGAATATCAGAATTCAAAGATTGAACAGCCAACAAATACTGTTAAACCCGACTCCAATCTATCTTCATGAGCAAGTTTATTTTCAAATAAGATTACTGTTGTAGTCTGTAGAGAGGCATATAATGCACTCACATCTGGGATTTTTGTAGGTTTCAGGCCTCAGCTCGACATTTTTCGACAAAATGATGTATTGTTGATAGCGATGATTGTTTCGAATAACAATTTTTGAAGCATTTACTATTAGGGAATGGTGAAAATATCGTGTTTCCAAGATTGTAAAAGCCTAAGATATATGTTTCTCTATAGGCAATTAATCTATGCATAGAAAAAACAAGTAGAAAATTATCTCAATTTGAGAAATATAATAAATGGTACCTATCCATGGAAAATGTAGCAAAAGGCCCATCAACAGGTATTGTTCCACACAGATCATTGTTGGAGACATCACTGAAGCAAATCACAATTGTCGTAAGATAGCCAATTAAACAATCAAATCCCAATGATTTTGATCAAATACACTcactttttcaaaattttctctcaacatatgaaaatatgaaaaactTACAAGATTTTCAGATTAGAGAGTGTAGTGAGCTCCCTTGGGATTGTTCCGGACAGCTTGTTGTTGTTTAACCGTCTGTACAGTCAGAGTTTTTACCACATTAAAGAAAAATTTCAACCAAAAATTGTGGGCATAATATACTAATATATATGGCTACTAAGTCTAAAGCTACTGTAATCGCTGAACCGATGGTTTCATTTACATTGGTTTATTTGCTTGTTTCTTTGAAAATCTGAATATTTAGTAACTAGATAAGTGGGTAAACTGTAAAAGTAGCAAATCAAAACTTTCAGTTACTCACAGAAACTTGAGTGACTTCAATTTGGAGAAAGACTTTGggatttttccttcaaatttatTGTCATAAAGATCCATGCTGATCAGATTTTTCAAATTGCCCAACTCCTTTGGGATTTTTCCTCTTATTTCATTCCTGTAAAGCTCCCTGAAATCCATCCAACAATTTTCACTCAACtgcttaaaataaataaataaaattatatcaaGAACAGATCCCTAATCAAATCGGCAGTAAATGATCCTTGAATATTCTGCTTTATTATCCCCTGGAAATTACAAGGAGAAAAACTGTATCTCAAATTTTGGtatattgttttttgtttttattaagaCTAGACCAAATTAAAGCCAATTATCTGGGTCTTTCTAGTTCTATAAAAACAAATAATAAGGAAAAACCTTTATCAAGGTGTAAAGGTTAAAGTAAAACATGGGTACCTATATAATTGCTTTTGTTTTATTTCCCTATTAATCAATAATCACCGATTAATTAGAAAAAAGAGAGAGCAAATTACAAGTACTGAAGATGCTTGAGTTCGCCAAGCTCTGGCCCCAAAGTACCAGAAACGTTAGAATTTCCCAAATCCCTGATatacaatgaaataaaaataagtgttaaaataaaGCCAAAGGTAGCACAAAATCAAGGAAACCCACTGTAAAAGAAAATCGATAAATAaacaaagagaaagaaagaatctTACAAACGGATCACATGGTTATTGGAATCACAGGAAACATGGAACCAGGTGCAAGGATTGACCAGAGTTGGGTCCCAGCTTTGCAGAACATTGGTGGGGTCCGACAGTCTGTTTCTCAGAGCATGCAAAGCGTTTCCTGAACCATTACCCATTCAACTCCCTTAATCAAACTCACAAACCAAATTTGGCATTTACTTCATTAAAGCCTTTCACAAAAACAACTCAAACCAAAAAAAAACTCACAACTTTGTTTCCAAGCTACCAAATTTGAATCAAACAAACATAAGGAGAAACTTaaaaagataaagaaagataCAAACTCGATGAGATGAGCTGGTAGCCAAAAGATCAAACAAAAGGGTTACCTTCAGAGTTTGTTGAGAGGACAGGAGAGagtagaagaaagaaaaaggggagaaagagagaaagggaaAGAGGCGCCATTACAGCACCAGACAGTGGCCAATTTCTTTTAAGAagaaaaaaccaaaaacaaaaaaggggagagagagagagagagaaaagaaaaggtGATAATGTTCAGAAAAAATAAGACGAAAAGAGGGTGTAGGAGAAGTAGAAAGGGAAGAAGAGAAGTGGGTTTTGGGTTTGGAGGGGAGGGGAGGGGAGGGGAGGTGGGAAAAGTCATCAGTCAAAGTCAAACATTATATATTGTGGTTGTGGAAGATGGCAAAAAGATGGACTGTTTTAGTGCTCAATGGTTTCAGAACTACTTAACAACCGACCAATGAGAGAGTAGGGAGTAGGGGAGAGGCATCCACGCAGTGACCGTGACCTACTTACTTTACTACCCTTTACTCAAAAAAACCAATTTTTCCCAGTCTTGAGCTTTTGTCTTTGGTTGCCGCGTAGAGCTATTAGTGGTCCCAGTCACACTAGGAGTGGACAGAACCAGAACTAGAACTAGTCATATTAGTTGGTCCTGTCCACTCCAACCTCTGCTCAGAACCCTGGAAAGGTTTGGGAGTGTCAAAGTTTAACTAGTTGGAGTGTGGAGTGGAGACTGAAGAGCCCCCCTCCCC
The genomic region above belongs to Humulus lupulus chromosome 1, drHumLupu1.1, whole genome shotgun sequence and contains:
- the LOC133796194 gene encoding leucine-rich repeat protein 2-like, yielding MAPLSLSLFLPFFFLLLSPVLSTNSEGNALHALRNRLSDPTNVLQSWDPTLVNPCTWFHVSCDSNNHVIRLDLGNSNVSGTLGPELGELKHLQYLELYRNEIRGKIPKELGNLKNLISMDLYDNKFEGKIPKSFSKLKSLKFLRLNNNKLSGTIPRELTTLSNLKIFDVSNNDLCGTIPVDGPFATFSMDSFENNRLSGPELKGLVPYDFGC